In Hyphomicrobiaceae bacterium, the following are encoded in one genomic region:
- a CDS encoding redoxin family protein, producing the protein MNDKSEANGSAPNGSGSIGKSLGILALFALIGFGAVYVTLGRPDNAAIQEKAANKVGEGGETGNADAKDAPGDKMAAFVRKKTPEALPEITFNDADGKTLTLADFKGKTILLNLWATWCAPCREEMPALDRLQSTLGGDDFEVVALSLDRKGAAASKKFLDETKATHLKLYTDASGKQGTVLKIVGMPTTILINKEGQEIGRLAGPAEWDSPDAKKLIEAALK; encoded by the coding sequence ATGAACGATAAGAGCGAAGCAAACGGTTCGGCCCCCAACGGCTCAGGTTCGATTGGCAAGAGCTTGGGAATACTGGCGCTCTTCGCGCTCATCGGCTTTGGCGCGGTATACGTTACGTTGGGGCGGCCTGACAACGCGGCAATTCAGGAAAAAGCCGCTAACAAGGTCGGCGAAGGGGGTGAAACCGGCAACGCAGACGCCAAGGATGCGCCAGGCGATAAAATGGCGGCTTTCGTGCGCAAGAAGACGCCCGAAGCACTGCCCGAGATCACGTTCAACGACGCTGACGGCAAGACGCTCACGCTCGCCGATTTCAAGGGAAAGACGATCCTTCTCAATCTGTGGGCAACGTGGTGCGCGCCTTGTCGCGAGGAAATGCCTGCACTCGACCGGCTTCAGTCGACGCTGGGCGGCGATGACTTCGAGGTCGTCGCTCTGAGCCTGGACCGCAAGGGCGCGGCGGCCAGCAAGAAGTTCCTCGACGAAACCAAGGCCACACACCTCAAACTCTACACCGATGCGAGCGGAAAGCAGGGGACTGTGCTGAAAATCGTCGGGATGCCGACCACCATCCTGATAAATAAGGAAGGCCAGGAGATTGGACGGCTTGCCGGACCTGCGGAATGGGACTCGCCAGACGCGAAAAAGCTCATCGAGGCAGCACTCAAGTGA
- the argH gene encoding argininosuccinate lyase: MWGGRFSMSPAEIMEEINASVGFDKVLAPQDIRGSKAHAAMLAEAGIITKTDAREISKGLDQVLSEIESGKFAFSRALEDVHMNVESRLRDLIGPASGRLHTARSRNDQVATDFRLWVRDQIDGLDSALAGLQLELARKAEAHANVVMPGFTHLQPAQPVTFGHHLLAYVEMIARDRGRLADARKRLNESPLGSAALAGTSFPIDRHMTAQSLGFDRPMANSLDGVSDRDFALETLAAATICAIHMSRLSEEIIIWMTPQFGFVKLSDKFSTGSSIMPQKRNPDAAELSRAKVGRIAGAFQSLAMVMKGLPLAYSKDMQEDKEVTFDALASLKLVIAAMSGMVGDLKPMPEEMRAAAGRGYSTATDLADWLVRELKMPFRDAHHVTGSIVKLAETKGCDLDALSLEEMQRVEPRITKAVFSVLSVENSVKSRTSYGGTAPQNVTKMARAWLKKLEKDRGKV, encoded by the coding sequence ATGTGGGGTGGCCGCTTCTCCATGTCGCCCGCCGAGATCATGGAGGAGATAAATGCCTCCGTCGGCTTCGACAAGGTTTTGGCGCCTCAAGATATCCGCGGTTCCAAGGCGCACGCGGCCATGCTGGCCGAGGCAGGCATCATTACCAAGACCGATGCGCGAGAGATTTCCAAGGGACTGGACCAGGTTCTGTCGGAAATCGAAAGCGGCAAGTTTGCGTTCTCGCGGGCGCTTGAAGATGTCCATATGAACGTGGAGAGCCGGCTGCGGGACCTGATCGGGCCGGCATCGGGGCGGCTGCACACCGCGCGCTCGCGTAACGATCAAGTCGCGACCGATTTCAGGCTCTGGGTCCGCGATCAGATCGACGGACTCGATTCCGCGCTCGCTGGGCTGCAGCTTGAGCTTGCACGTAAGGCGGAAGCTCACGCCAACGTCGTCATGCCTGGATTCACGCATCTGCAACCCGCCCAGCCGGTGACATTCGGGCATCATCTGCTGGCTTATGTCGAGATGATCGCGCGCGACAGGGGACGGCTCGCCGACGCGCGCAAGCGCTTGAACGAGAGTCCGCTCGGGTCTGCCGCGCTCGCTGGCACGTCTTTTCCCATCGACCGGCACATGACGGCTCAGTCACTCGGCTTCGACCGGCCGATGGCCAACTCGCTCGATGGTGTCTCCGACCGCGATTTCGCCCTTGAGACGCTGGCGGCGGCGACGATCTGCGCCATCCATATGTCGCGGCTATCGGAGGAGATCATCATATGGATGACGCCTCAGTTCGGCTTCGTGAAGCTGTCGGACAAGTTCTCCACCGGCTCCTCCATCATGCCGCAAAAGCGCAATCCGGACGCAGCCGAGCTGTCGCGCGCCAAGGTTGGACGCATCGCGGGCGCTTTCCAGAGCCTAGCCATGGTCATGAAGGGCCTGCCGCTGGCCTATTCCAAGGACATGCAGGAGGATAAGGAGGTCACCTTCGACGCTCTCGCCAGCCTCAAACTGGTGATTGCCGCAATGTCCGGCATGGTGGGCGATCTGAAGCCCATGCCCGAAGAGATGCGGGCCGCGGCTGGTCGCGGTTACTCGACGGCGACCGATCTCGCCGATTGGCTGGTGCGGGAGCTTAAGATGCCCTTCCGTGACGCGCATCACGTCACCGGCTCGATTGTGAAGCTGGCGGAAACGAAGGGGTGCGACCTCGACGCCCTTTCACTCGAAGAGATGCAAAGGGTCGAGCCGCGTATCACGAAAGCCGTGTTTTCGGTGCTTTCCGTTGAAAATTCTGTCAAAAGCCGGACCAGCTATGGGGGAACCGCGCCACAGAACGTCACAAAAATGGCGCGGGCCTGGCTCAAGAAGTTGGAAAAGGACCGGGGGAAGGTCTAA
- a CDS encoding TIGR02302 family protein — protein sequence MANPDPNLPEPPLSRVFARKVRLSSWALFFERLWPRLWLLVAIGALLLVLSLSGVFATMSAQTHALVIGLFAAAALVAAVYAGRVPWPSREEAIRRIERRSGVPHRPATSYEDTLTAYSDNPATQSLWHAHRERLARAMARLKVGRPSPRADRFDPLALRMLPLLLLVPAIGLVSGSIYDRLSSAFRFGQNTARTDTRVDAWITPPAYTGKPPIMLADGSNQASGQVAAADKAKLFEVPIKSVLTLRGSGFGTSRISLEVNEAGADKPVTTTADLPKQKTDIAEVRYELKASSRVRALAGGEELGVWTFDVIPDQIPKITLDKDWRRTAKGSLRLAYKGEDDYGVARAVAKVKQAKDNNSTDPNKAWARPEPLKGPRLPLERPPEIVLKVPPGATKFDTASLHDLGSHPWAGQTVELWLEATDVAGQVGRSEAIELTLPSRTFRKPLARAVIEQRRKLAEDSRNRPSVVRALDALTIEPEGFIDDISVYLSMRSVYHRIERENSRAAISTAVDQLWDIALKIEDGSLSDAEQALKDARDRLAKALQEGASEEELKALMQELKEAMNRYLEEMQKNAEQDGDQNKQENDRQISKEDMEKMMRDLEESAKNGSREEAEKLLSEMQEMMENMRAGQSAQSKEQQERDREMMKKLDGLSDLTGKQQKLMDDTFSEGREQQGQQKSGGQQNGQPQGNQQGQSGQQQMGEGGNNPGRQQRQKGGKAGEDAMAGDPQKSDGHGSLMDRQSELRKKLEQLQKELDEMGAGGSDRLKDAEEAMKSAEQSLEEGSMDEAAQSQAEALEGMRESAQKMAEQLAKNARQRTGRGEDTRRDPLDRPQRAEGPDLGNSVKVPNAIDAQRAREILDELRKRSGQALRPPVELDYIDRLLKRF from the coding sequence ATGGCGAACCCTGATCCAAATCTTCCCGAGCCTCCGCTTTCGCGCGTCTTTGCACGCAAAGTGCGCCTGTCGTCGTGGGCTTTGTTCTTTGAGCGTCTTTGGCCGCGACTGTGGCTGCTGGTCGCGATCGGAGCATTGTTGCTCGTTTTGTCGCTTTCGGGTGTGTTCGCCACGATGTCGGCGCAGACCCACGCGCTTGTGATCGGACTATTTGCGGCCGCAGCCCTAGTGGCAGCCGTCTACGCCGGACGTGTTCCCTGGCCCTCGCGCGAAGAAGCCATCCGCCGGATCGAGCGGCGCTCTGGGGTGCCTCATCGGCCAGCGACCTCCTACGAGGACACGCTGACCGCCTATTCGGACAACCCCGCGACCCAGAGCTTGTGGCACGCGCATCGTGAGCGTTTGGCCCGCGCCATGGCTCGCCTCAAAGTTGGCAGACCCAGCCCGCGGGCCGACCGTTTCGATCCGTTGGCACTGCGCATGCTGCCCCTCCTCCTTCTCGTTCCGGCCATTGGGCTCGTTTCGGGAAGTATCTATGATCGGCTGAGTTCTGCCTTCCGCTTCGGACAGAATACAGCCCGCACCGACACGCGCGTCGATGCTTGGATCACGCCGCCCGCATATACCGGCAAGCCACCGATCATGCTGGCTGATGGCAGCAACCAGGCGAGTGGGCAGGTTGCCGCAGCCGACAAGGCAAAGCTGTTTGAGGTTCCCATCAAGAGCGTGCTGACGCTGCGCGGCTCGGGCTTTGGAACCTCGCGTATCTCGCTTGAGGTCAACGAAGCGGGTGCGGACAAGCCCGTTACGACAACGGCCGATTTGCCCAAGCAAAAAACCGACATCGCCGAAGTGCGCTACGAGTTGAAGGCCTCCTCGCGCGTGCGTGCCCTCGCAGGTGGTGAAGAGCTGGGAGTTTGGACGTTCGACGTCATTCCCGATCAGATACCCAAGATCACGCTCGACAAGGATTGGCGCCGCACTGCCAAGGGCTCCTTGCGACTCGCCTACAAGGGCGAGGACGATTACGGCGTCGCGCGCGCCGTTGCCAAGGTGAAGCAGGCGAAAGACAACAACAGCACCGATCCTAATAAGGCATGGGCCCGACCCGAGCCTTTGAAGGGGCCGCGCCTGCCCTTGGAACGTCCACCGGAAATCGTTTTGAAAGTGCCGCCGGGGGCCACCAAGTTCGATACTGCGAGCTTGCATGATCTGGGCTCTCACCCATGGGCCGGGCAGACGGTCGAGCTTTGGCTCGAAGCCACCGATGTCGCTGGTCAAGTCGGGCGTAGCGAAGCGATCGAGTTGACGCTGCCCTCGCGGACCTTCCGCAAACCGCTGGCGCGCGCGGTGATCGAGCAGCGACGCAAACTTGCTGAAGATTCGCGCAATCGGCCGTCGGTGGTGCGGGCACTCGATGCGCTTACGATCGAGCCCGAAGGCTTTATCGACGACATCTCGGTCTATCTCAGTATGCGCTCGGTCTACCATCGCATTGAGCGGGAGAATTCCCGTGCGGCCATCTCTACGGCCGTCGATCAGCTTTGGGACATCGCCTTGAAGATCGAGGATGGTTCGCTCTCCGATGCCGAGCAGGCCCTCAAGGATGCCCGTGATCGGCTCGCCAAAGCGCTTCAGGAAGGTGCCAGCGAAGAAGAGCTTAAGGCCCTCATGCAGGAACTGAAGGAAGCGATGAATCGCTACCTTGAGGAAATGCAGAAGAACGCCGAGCAGGATGGCGATCAGAACAAGCAGGAAAACGACCGTCAGATCTCCAAGGAAGACATGGAGAAGATGATGCGCGACCTAGAGGAGAGCGCAAAGAACGGATCGCGCGAGGAAGCCGAAAAACTGCTCTCCGAAATGCAGGAGATGATGGAGAACATGCGCGCCGGGCAGTCTGCTCAATCCAAGGAGCAGCAGGAGCGCGACCGAGAGATGATGAAGAAGCTCGACGGCCTCAGCGATCTGACCGGCAAGCAGCAGAAGCTCATGGACGACACTTTCAGCGAAGGCCGCGAACAGCAGGGCCAGCAGAAGAGTGGCGGACAGCAGAACGGCCAGCCGCAGGGCAATCAGCAGGGCCAGTCGGGCCAGCAGCAGATGGGTGAGGGCGGCAATAATCCTGGCCGTCAGCAGCGTCAAAAGGGCGGCAAGGCTGGCGAGGACGCTATGGCGGGTGATCCCCAGAAGTCAGACGGTCACGGTAGCTTGATGGATCGCCAGTCGGAGCTTCGCAAAAAGCTCGAACAGCTCCAGAAGGAGCTGGACGAGATGGGCGCGGGCGGTTCGGACCGCCTGAAGGATGCCGAAGAAGCGATGAAGAGCGCCGAGCAGTCGCTCGAAGAAGGCAGCATGGACGAGGCTGCTCAGAGCCAAGCGGAAGCTCTGGAAGGTATGCGCGAGAGCGCGCAGAAGATGGCCGAACAGCTGGCGAAGAATGCGCGTCAGCGCACCGGGCGCGGTGAGGATACACGCCGCGATCCGCTGGACCGGCCGCAGCGCGCGGAAGGCCCCGACTTGGGCAACTCGGTCAAGGTGCCCAACGCCATCGACGCTCAACGGGCGCGTGAAATTCTGGATGAGCTGCGCAAGCGTTCGGGTCAGGCTCTGCGCCCGCCGGTCGAACTCGACTATATCGATCGGTTGCTGAAACGCTTCTGA
- the lysA gene encoding diaminopimelate decarboxylase, which translates to MHHFHYKNGILHAEDVNLADIAQAVGTPFYCYSTATLERHYEVLAKSFAGQNALICFAVKANSNQAVLATMARLGAGMDVVSEGELRRARAAGVPASKIIFAGVGKTRGEMAYALEEQILGFNVESEPELLALSEVAHAMRKTARIAIRVNPDVDAKTHAKISTGKSENKFGVPYTDARALYAQAAKLPGIKVAGIHMHIGSQITDLQPFRDAFRLLRELALNLKADGHALEHLDIGGGLGVPYRGVNDVPPHPDEYAAVVREALGDLGLKIVLEPGRMIVGNAGVLIVRVIYVKEGADKTFTIVDGAMNDLIRPTLYEAHHDIWPVVEQAGDMAPVQQDIVGPVCETGDYLAVDRPLPPFVAGDLMAVMTAGAYGAVMSSTYNTRPLIPEVLVKGDAYAVVRPRPSYEDLIGADVLAPWLSRG; encoded by the coding sequence ATGCACCACTTCCACTACAAGAACGGCATTTTGCACGCCGAGGACGTCAACCTCGCGGACATCGCGCAAGCCGTCGGCACGCCGTTCTATTGCTATTCGACCGCCACTCTGGAACGGCATTACGAGGTGCTGGCGAAATCGTTTGCCGGACAGAACGCGCTCATCTGCTTTGCTGTCAAAGCCAATTCGAACCAGGCGGTGCTTGCGACCATGGCGCGGCTGGGCGCTGGAATGGACGTTGTCTCCGAAGGCGAATTGCGCCGTGCGCGGGCCGCTGGCGTTCCTGCGTCCAAGATTATTTTTGCGGGCGTCGGCAAGACGCGCGGTGAGATGGCCTATGCGCTGGAGGAGCAAATCCTTGGGTTCAACGTCGAAAGCGAGCCTGAGTTGCTGGCGTTGAGCGAAGTGGCGCATGCCATGCGTAAGACCGCGCGCATCGCCATTCGCGTCAATCCCGATGTCGATGCCAAGACGCACGCAAAGATCTCGACCGGCAAGTCGGAAAACAAATTCGGCGTCCCCTATACCGATGCCCGCGCGCTTTATGCGCAGGCCGCTAAACTGCCCGGCATCAAGGTCGCGGGCATTCACATGCACATCGGCAGCCAGATCACGGATCTGCAGCCGTTTCGCGATGCGTTCCGGCTTCTGCGCGAACTGGCGCTAAACCTCAAAGCCGATGGTCATGCCCTTGAGCATCTCGACATCGGTGGGGGACTAGGTGTGCCCTATCGCGGTGTCAACGATGTTCCCCCGCATCCAGATGAATACGCAGCCGTCGTGCGGGAGGCGCTTGGCGACCTCGGGCTTAAGATCGTATTGGAGCCGGGCCGCATGATTGTCGGCAACGCCGGCGTCCTGATCGTGCGCGTCATCTATGTCAAGGAAGGCGCGGACAAGACATTCACGATCGTGGATGGCGCGATGAACGATCTCATTCGCCCCACGCTGTACGAGGCCCACCATGATATCTGGCCGGTTGTGGAGCAGGCTGGTGATATGGCTCCGGTGCAGCAGGACATTGTGGGACCGGTCTGCGAGACAGGGGATTATCTCGCTGTGGATCGCCCGTTGCCGCCGTTTGTGGCCGGCGACCTGATGGCGGTTATGACGGCGGGGGCGTATGGCGCGGTCATGTCGTCCACCTACAACACGCGGCCGCTCATCCCGGAAGTTTTGGTAAAGGGTGACGCCTATGCCGTCGTGCGCCCGCGCCCATCCTACGAAGACCTGATCGGGGCCGACGTACTCGCACCTTGGCTAAGTCGGGGTTGA
- the pbpC gene encoding penicillin-binding protein 1C yields MLHLLGNRTPTAPRPDEGRGASGNWPPKSWRRIAVGLAVLGLTATLAGGAGAYALYRKAEQQIGPLSLGDANQASVVVVDREDRLLRPFTTADGRWRLPVETKDVDPRYLKMLFAFEDRRFYEHGGVDARSVARAVAQMIRHGRLVSGASTLTMQVARLVDGKHERTGPGKLRQMARAWQLEKALSKDEILQLYLRLAPFGGNIEGVRAASLAYFGKEPRRLSIAQAALLVALPQSPESRRPDRHAKAARVARNRVLNVALANGVITAAEAARAREEAIPAIRREFPKIAAHLSESEVADVPGKSIHKLTLDRNLQVTLEKLAATHAALLGDNLSAAILVVDHSTGEVLAHVGSPGYLEADRKGAIDMTYAVRSPGSTLKPFIYGLGFESGFAHPETLIEDRPVRFGNYAPKNFDEDFHGTVTIREALSRSLNIPAVRMLARVGPGKLVGRFRRAGVDARFPDNSEPTLAMALGGTGLTLHDLAQLYCALPRRGESITLTHRWGERIRILAQTKVKPLVNAHRLMSPLAAWYVSDILKDAPPPPDAKGGRFAYKTGTSYGYRDAWAVGYDGAHVIAVWVGRPDGTSVPGLMGRTAAAPILFDAFARLSQKRVPLPSPPPGALQVAGADLPPPLKRWKEPGEEPASGPYLSQPLVISFPPDRSEIETMDVEDTGLVLKAEGGSLPLTWLIDGAPIKSDPHAREVMWQPGGPGFAKLTVMDSQGHVDRASIRVK; encoded by the coding sequence GTGCTGCACCTGCTGGGCAATCGCACACCAACCGCACCGCGCCCCGATGAAGGGCGCGGTGCAAGCGGAAACTGGCCCCCGAAATCCTGGAGACGGATCGCTGTAGGTTTGGCGGTCCTCGGCCTGACCGCCACGCTCGCAGGCGGAGCAGGCGCCTATGCGCTGTACCGGAAGGCAGAACAGCAGATCGGTCCGCTCTCCCTAGGAGATGCCAATCAAGCGTCTGTCGTTGTGGTGGATCGCGAGGACCGGCTGTTGCGGCCGTTTACGACTGCGGACGGCCGCTGGCGGCTGCCGGTCGAGACCAAGGACGTCGATCCACGCTATTTGAAAATGCTGTTCGCATTTGAGGATCGCCGCTTCTACGAACACGGCGGCGTCGATGCGCGATCTGTTGCACGCGCCGTCGCCCAGATGATCCGGCATGGCCGGCTCGTCTCCGGCGCTTCCACATTGACGATGCAGGTTGCGCGCCTCGTCGATGGCAAGCATGAGAGGACCGGGCCCGGTAAGCTGCGCCAGATGGCGCGCGCCTGGCAGCTGGAAAAGGCACTCTCCAAAGACGAGATCCTGCAGCTCTACCTTCGTCTTGCGCCCTTCGGTGGCAACATCGAAGGCGTCCGGGCTGCCTCTCTCGCCTACTTCGGCAAAGAGCCGCGCCGGCTGTCGATTGCGCAGGCTGCCCTTCTCGTCGCACTACCCCAATCACCGGAATCGCGTCGGCCCGACCGACATGCGAAAGCCGCGCGCGTGGCACGCAACCGCGTGTTGAACGTAGCGCTCGCCAATGGCGTCATCACTGCCGCGGAAGCCGCGCGAGCCCGCGAAGAGGCCATTCCTGCGATCCGTCGAGAATTCCCGAAAATTGCGGCGCATCTTTCCGAAAGCGAAGTTGCCGACGTCCCGGGCAAGAGCATTCACAAACTCACATTGGACCGCAATCTCCAAGTCACGCTCGAAAAACTCGCGGCCACACACGCGGCCCTGCTTGGCGACAATCTATCGGCGGCGATCCTGGTGGTGGATCACAGCACGGGTGAGGTTCTCGCCCACGTGGGGTCCCCGGGATATCTCGAAGCCGATCGCAAGGGCGCAATCGACATGACATATGCGGTGCGCTCTCCCGGCTCCACGCTCAAGCCCTTCATTTACGGTCTTGGCTTTGAATCTGGCTTCGCACATCCCGAAACATTGATCGAAGACCGCCCGGTTCGGTTCGGCAACTATGCGCCTAAGAACTTCGATGAAGACTTTCATGGCACGGTGACGATCCGCGAAGCTCTCTCTCGCTCGCTCAATATCCCAGCGGTGAGGATGCTTGCTCGTGTGGGGCCGGGAAAACTGGTGGGCCGCTTCCGCCGCGCCGGCGTGGACGCGCGCTTTCCAGACAACTCGGAGCCGACGTTGGCGATGGCGCTAGGCGGCACCGGACTCACCCTGCACGATCTCGCGCAGCTTTATTGCGCGCTACCGCGCCGTGGAGAGAGCATCACGCTGACCCATCGCTGGGGTGAACGCATTCGCATCCTGGCGCAGACAAAGGTGAAACCTCTCGTCAATGCTCACCGCCTGATGTCGCCGCTCGCCGCATGGTACGTCAGCGACATTCTCAAGGACGCACCGCCACCACCCGACGCAAAGGGTGGCCGCTTTGCCTACAAGACCGGAACCTCTTACGGCTATCGCGATGCATGGGCTGTGGGATACGACGGCGCGCATGTGATCGCTGTCTGGGTAGGTCGGCCAGACGGCACGAGCGTTCCAGGCCTGATGGGGCGCACCGCAGCCGCACCCATTCTCTTCGATGCCTTCGCACGCTTGTCACAAAAGCGCGTTCCGCTCCCCTCTCCGCCACCCGGCGCTCTTCAAGTCGCAGGTGCGGATTTACCGCCGCCGTTGAAGCGCTGGAAGGAACCGGGCGAGGAGCCAGCATCAGGGCCTTATCTCTCGCAACCTCTGGTCATCTCGTTTCCGCCCGACCGCTCCGAAATCGAGACTATGGATGTTGAAGACACAGGTCTTGTTCTGAAAGCCGAAGGCGGATCTCTGCCACTTACGTGGTTGATCGACGGTGCTCCGATCAAGTCTGATCCGCACGCCCGCGAGGTGATGTGGCAGCCAGGAGGGCCAGGCTTCGCGAAGCTTACCGTGATGGATTCGCAAGGACATGTGGATCGCGCGTCAATCCGCGTCAAATGA
- a CDS encoding LysR substrate-binding domain-containing protein: MTRKLPPLNALRAFEAAARHESLTRAADELNVTHAAISRHIRSLESSLRVALFERTGRGVILTEAGRTLAGELTVAFDRIATATGQYTSQTRRRQRLAITCDVPFAAYWLVPRLGRFTSAHPGIDLILDPNVRPIDFSKGEADIGIRFGIGPWPGVTSEKLFDADVTVVCSPKLLARGNIKSPADLSSEALIQELDRTYWRRWLEAAGVAGQVKPAGPTLLADLTVSAAEAGHGFALTDRLIVVDALMSKRLVVPFPLRVSCKAYHLVHGASRPLSKAAHTFRRWLLDELAVSLAQLESLEAKTNARADTEPRPLRSSRGAAGLSAKRGSKRPRA; encoded by the coding sequence ATGACCCGGAAACTTCCACCACTGAACGCATTGCGTGCCTTTGAAGCCGCGGCCAGGCATGAAAGCCTTACGCGTGCTGCCGACGAACTCAATGTTACGCACGCAGCGATCAGCCGTCACATTCGCTCATTGGAATCGTCGCTGCGGGTCGCGCTTTTCGAACGGACCGGCCGCGGTGTTATACTGACCGAGGCCGGTCGCACGCTGGCCGGCGAGCTGACCGTCGCCTTCGATCGCATCGCAACTGCGACCGGACAGTACACTTCGCAAACCCGCCGCCGCCAACGGCTGGCCATCACCTGCGATGTCCCTTTCGCCGCGTATTGGCTCGTTCCGCGCTTGGGGCGCTTCACGTCCGCCCATCCCGGAATCGATCTCATTCTCGATCCCAATGTCCGGCCCATAGATTTTTCCAAAGGCGAGGCCGATATCGGCATTCGCTTTGGAATAGGACCGTGGCCGGGTGTAACGTCCGAGAAACTGTTCGACGCCGATGTGACTGTGGTGTGCAGTCCCAAACTCTTGGCCCGCGGCAATATCAAGTCGCCAGCCGATCTTTCGTCGGAAGCTTTGATCCAGGAACTCGATCGGACATATTGGCGGCGCTGGCTTGAAGCGGCGGGCGTCGCCGGGCAGGTGAAACCCGCGGGTCCAACATTGTTGGCCGATCTGACGGTATCGGCGGCGGAAGCGGGGCATGGCTTTGCACTCACCGATCGGCTGATCGTGGTCGATGCGCTGATGTCGAAGCGGCTGGTGGTTCCCTTCCCCTTGCGCGTTTCCTGCAAGGCGTATCACCTTGTTCACGGGGCTTCGCGGCCGTTGTCCAAGGCCGCTCATACCTTCCGGCGCTGGTTGCTCGATGAACTTGCGGTGTCGCTGGCTCAGCTTGAAAGCTTGGAGGCTAAGACGAACGCGCGTGCAGACACGGAGCCTCGGCCATTACGATCATCGCGGGGGGCGGCGGGATTGAGTGCGAAGCGCGGAAGCAAGCGGCCCCGCGCTTGA
- a CDS encoding lipoprotein, whose product MKCVDAKPFGLVLALALAAGIAGCGVRGPLDPPPSASAEGVAKSAEAGASGENSAAPPKPHEDFILDPLLR is encoded by the coding sequence TTGAAGTGCGTTGACGCAAAGCCTTTTGGTCTTGTCCTGGCGCTGGCCCTGGCGGCTGGCATAGCCGGGTGCGGCGTGCGCGGTCCGCTGGATCCCCCGCCATCAGCATCTGCGGAAGGCGTCGCCAAATCCGCCGAGGCAGGCGCTTCGGGCGAAAACTCAGCGGCACCGCCCAAGCCGCATGAAGACTTTATCCTCGATCCGCTGCTGCGCTAG
- a CDS encoding PHB depolymerase family esterase, producing MMGFLPRYRGVAISILIGAVVGTILSACGPSTSGGGLPALGAKMDDTSVSGISSGAYMAGQFEMAHAKLVTGAAIIAGGPYGCSQSIFADTLPAPGTEFLNLSKAVNGCMLDNLSLWGVADPKILAQKAKARAEHGEIDPIADVVTDRVYLFTGSQDHTVVPAIVKAAAEFYADLGVPQANIKLVDTLPAGHAFVTEDEGAACDRTGEPYVVDCDYDQAGALLSHIYGKLEAPSKTPQGKWIEFDQRPYTKDLNPDGMADTGVVYIPETCRTQPGCRIHIAYHGCAQNREKVGDAFVKETGFARWADTNRLIVLYPQTQTTPFNPQGCWDWWGYTGSAYLTRKAPQIIAVYRMIEALGRPTGA from the coding sequence ATGATGGGTTTTCTTCCCAGATACCGTGGCGTTGCCATCTCGATTTTGATCGGAGCCGTGGTCGGCACGATTCTGTCGGCGTGCGGGCCCTCGACGTCGGGTGGCGGTCTGCCCGCGCTCGGCGCAAAGATGGACGACACGTCGGTATCGGGCATCTCATCCGGCGCATATATGGCCGGTCAGTTTGAGATGGCGCACGCCAAACTGGTCACCGGCGCGGCGATCATCGCAGGCGGTCCTTATGGTTGCTCGCAGAGTATCTTCGCCGACACGCTGCCCGCTCCCGGCACGGAATTTTTGAACCTCTCGAAAGCCGTCAATGGCTGCATGTTGGATAATCTGTCGTTGTGGGGCGTGGCCGATCCGAAGATTCTGGCGCAGAAGGCCAAGGCGCGCGCCGAGCACGGCGAGATCGATCCGATCGCCGATGTTGTCACCGATCGCGTCTATCTGTTCACAGGCTCCCAGGACCACACGGTCGTTCCCGCTATCGTGAAAGCGGCGGCAGAATTCTACGCCGATCTCGGCGTGCCACAGGCCAACATCAAACTTGTCGACACGCTGCCCGCGGGCCATGCGTTTGTCACGGAAGATGAAGGTGCGGCGTGCGATCGGACCGGAGAGCCTTATGTCGTTGACTGCGACTATGACCAGGCGGGCGCGCTTCTTTCTCATATCTACGGCAAGCTCGAAGCGCCTTCGAAAACGCCTCAAGGCAAATGGATCGAATTCGATCAGCGTCCCTACACGAAGGACCTGAATCCCGATGGCATGGCCGACACCGGCGTCGTCTACATTCCAGAAACCTGCCGCACGCAACCGGGATGCAGAATTCACATCGCCTATCACGGATGCGCGCAGAACCGCGAAAAAGTCGGCGATGCGTTCGTGAAGGAAACCGGCTTTGCGCGATGGGCGGATACCAACAGGCTTATCGTTCTTTATCCTCAGACACAGACGACGCCGTTCAATCCTCAAGGGTGCTGGGACTGGTGGGGCTACACGGGATCGGCCTATCTAACGCGGAAGGCCCCGCAAATCATCGCTGTTTATCGCATGATCGAAGCACTCGGCCGTCCGACCGGCGCTTGA